One window of Nicotiana tomentosiformis chromosome 11, ASM39032v3, whole genome shotgun sequence genomic DNA carries:
- the LOC104091166 gene encoding GEM-like protein 5 yields MTSTVENNQIPAKAKEPEPHETFPTAAPSSTSGSQDPSPDMGRAKLGTHIMGPPAVPITHPDNQKAALWGADQNHRHDFQPQPYLVYSPVQRPSNNPLDPVVHILNSWSNRAETTARNLWHNLKTGPSVSEAACGKLKLTAKALTEGGYEPLYKQNFATDPNEQLKKTFACYLSTTTGPVAGTLYLSSTKVAFCSDRPLSFGAPYGQEAWSYYKVAIPLANIGTINPVVMRENPSERYIQIVTIDGHDFWFMGLINFEKAKHHLLETLSMFRGQPFGGHGNVPVAQSAGNY; encoded by the exons ATGACAAGCACAGTAGAGAATAACCAAATACCAGCTAAAGCTAAAGAACCAGAACCCCACGAAACATTTCCTACTGCAGCTCCTTCATCAACTTCAGGGTCACAAGATCCATCACCTGATATGGGTCGGGCAAAATTGGGTACCCATATTATGGGACCTCCAGCAGTTCCAATTACACATCCAGACAACCAGAAGGCTGCCTTATGGGGAGCTGATCAGAACCACCGCCATGATTTTCAACCGCAGCCTTACCTTGTGTATTCTCCTGTTCAAAGGCCGAGCAACAACCCTCTTGATCCTGTTGTTCATATCCTCAATTCTTGGAGTAATAGAGCTGAGACCACCGCCCGCAACCTCTGGCATAACC TGAAAACTGGGCCATCAGTGTCCGAAGCTGCATGTGGAAAGCTTAAATTGACAGCTAAGGCTTTAACAGAGGGAGGATATGAGCCACTATACAAGCAGAATTTTGCTACAGATCCAAATGAGCAGTTGAAGAAAACATTTGCTTGTTACCTATCTACAACAACTGGCCCTGTTGCTGGAACTCTGTATCTGTCATCTACTAAAGTGGCTTTCTGCAGTGATCGTCCCTTATCTTTCGGAGCTCCATATGGACAGGAAGCTTGGAGCTACTATAAG GTTGCAATACCATTGGCAAACATAGGCACTATCAACCCTGTAGTCATGAGAGAAAATCCATCAGAAAGGTACATTCAAATTGTCACCATTGATGGTCATGACTTTTGGTTCATGGGATTAATCAATTTTGAGAAAGCAAAGCATCATCTCCTAGAGACTTTATCAATGTTTAGAGGGCAACCTTTTGGTGGACATGGCAATGTGCCAGTGGCACAATCCGCTGGTAATTACTAG
- the LOC104097420 gene encoding protein CYSTEINE-RICH TRANSMEMBRANE MODULE 11 produces MSYQHVHEGSYPPPGYGPPPPQPQGYPPPGMPPPPGFYGGGGYPPPPPPPGGSYQGYFNDQYPPPPPQHIYHDQGGGYYHGDDNGCSSFLRGCLATLCCCCLLEECCRCF; encoded by the exons ATGAGTTACCAGCATGTTCACGAAGGTTCCTACCCTCCACCAG GGTATGGACCACCACCACCTCAACCACAAGGATACCCGCCACCGGGGATGCCACCACCACCAGGGTTTTACGGTGGAGGCGGCTATCCTCCTCCTCCACCACCTCCTGGAGGCAGTTATCAAGGCTACTTTAATGATCAATACCCTCCACCACCACCTCAGCACATCTACCATGACCAGGGTGGTGGCTATTATCATGGTGATGACAATGGCTGTTCTTCATTCCTAAGAGGGTG TTTGGCTACTCTGTGTTGCTGCTGTCTCTTGGAGGAGTGCTGTAGATGCTTCTAG